One window of the Microtus ochrogaster isolate Prairie Vole_2 chromosome 10, MicOch1.0, whole genome shotgun sequence genome contains the following:
- the Eqtn gene encoding equatorin: MYFLLFIFLFEVFLPDISNLQLSAGQDLDDTPSDEEQYYSDDENLSNNDPGHEDDKNAESNPVIHKLKENEGDISANEKNEKYFKDVKQYVFTTRNSNGTDSEISVSTTMNLKFALKNYKLIKTTETSSEKSISEEEEKPNEPPRKHIQTSTPNVPAFWTMLAKVINETPMNMDDKDQLYQAIPSSDLNTTSKDKLSKIEEAKLKLMLGISLMTLILLIPLLIFCFVTLHKLRKLSDKSFGSQYSVNPELATLSYFHPSEGISDTSYSRSADSSTYSANTTSDLKQPSTKKPKLKPMDYSADSSQTPLNEEETAFLLPEKSAFFLPEEPDLIPPEDPTFLPPQELGEQPISGNEEPMVDEVTTEAPLVEKQQITE, from the exons atgtattttttattgtttatctttttatttgagGTTTTTCTCCCAGACATAAGCAATCTACAGCTCAGTGCAGGac AGGACCTTGACGATACGCCATCAGATGAAGAACAGTATTACTCAGATGATGAAAATCTGAGCAACAATGACCCTGGACATGAAGATGACAAAAATGCAGAATCTAATCCTGTCATacacaaactaaaagaaaatgaaggtgaCATTTCTGCTAacgagaaaaatgaaaaatactttaaagatgtgAAACAAT ATGTGTTCACCACACGAAACTCCAATGGCACAGACTCTGAAATATCTGTGAGCACCACCATGAACCTGAAGTTCGCGCTGAAGAACT ACAAACTCATCAAGACAACGGAAACATCGTCAGAAAAATCCAtcagtgaagaagaagaaaaacctaaTGAACCCCCTCGTAAACATATACAAA CATCAACCCCCAATGTGCCTGCATTTTGGACAATGCTAGCTAAAG TTATAAATGAAACCCCCATGAACATGGATGATAAAGATCAACTCTATCAAGCAATTCCAA gctCTGATTTGAACACTACCAGCAAAGACAAGCTGTCCAAGATAGAGGAGGCCAAGCTCAAATTAATGCTGGGGATCTCACTGATGACCCTTATCCTCTTAATTCCCctcttgatattttgttttgtcacgCTGCACAAATTGAGAAAACTAAG TGACAAAAGCTTTGGCAGTCAATACTCTGTCAACCCGGAGCTGGCGACTCTGTCTTACTTCCACCCGTCGGAAGGCATATCGGATACATCTTACTCCAGGAGTGCCGACAGCAGCACGTACTCTGCCAACACAACTTCAGACTTGAAACAACCCAGCACAAAAAAGCCAAAATTGAAACCTATGGATTATTCTGCAGATTCTTCTCAAACACCCTTAAACGAGGAAGAAACAGCTTTCCTTCTGCCAGAGAAGTCAGCCTTCTTTCTGCCCGAGGAGCCAGACTTAATTCCGCCAGAGGAtccaaccttccttcctccccaggagCTGGGTGAGCAGCCCATCAGTGGGAATGAGGAGCCCATGGTTGATGAGGTGACCACTGAGGCACCTTTGGTTGAGAAACAGCAAATCACTGAGTAA